A genomic region of Papaver somniferum cultivar HN1 chromosome 7, ASM357369v1, whole genome shotgun sequence contains the following coding sequences:
- the LOC113295764 gene encoding uncharacterized protein LOC113295764 isoform X1, whose translation MESQVNHQQQVLRILTSMNNELAALNRHVAGNDGAVGRNSSVNISNNQIRTFNFNSSGHEIEGPADEVGNNPASNSEQPGEGNRGRHHIIEEHIQLHEAAKHGDWAWAENFFNDHPEMMTVEITNEKETALHIAADHTKWAFVENLVQLMPSEKLELQDSKHGFTALHTAAMEGNTRVAKLMVTRNGALTQIRDNYGRVPLHTAAKYVSDGQTEALKYLYFATNKEVFAGPHGASLLCDLIDSNFYEIELSLLQRFPKLVIEKTDSGVCALEVLVRRPFSFRSGNKTTWWQNLIYPFLQIDTTTRNEHGRSTNCETDTTIPTEVHSSTVCQPDTAAPSHLGNSTVQLDEMASNDISLASPYELGSNTDLQVCRMASNGVRSSTVLQVDTTTPTDLDTILEMDTGAPTDLDNSIIPQAGSMVGNNDFSNRLLQLGETFPNDLDRSTRVLQVRTINSNNLDSSTVAQVDRTAPSDLDRAGTENHLPESSRKFSTMCRGNIMILFLVYLITYLTRVPFIRNLCEQKYINEQAYRLVSIMLEQLDLTMNKSDILDFFKTSSLMKRAITYGTTEVVELSLQKFPYLIWSKMERQTVVQTAIGERNEKVFNFICKKMEEDMDELNHRIDERGDSILHYAANIAPSTQLNLVSGAALQMQREVQWFKAVEFILLERYRRVRNKDGYTAQQIFIDKHKGLVKEGEKWMRDTAQSCMLVATLISTVVFAAVFTVPGGNYNNANGNINGLPILLNKNSFIVFAVADALALFSSVTSILMFLAILTSRYSEEDFLKALPQKFILGLGTLFFSIATMMISFGSAVDIMLSQRLAWIIVPIILLGCMPVKLFLWMLFPLFVEMIHCTYCPTKFHQRTTKRKAKRIN comes from the exons ATTAGCAGCACTAAATCGTCATGTAGCAGGAAATGATGGTGCTGTAGGACGAAATAGTTCTGTCAACATTAGTAATAACCAGATACGGACATTTAATTTTAACAGCAGTGGTCATGAAATTGAAGGTCCGGCAGATGAAGTTGGAAATAACCCTGCATCAAATTCCGAACAGCCAG GCGAAGGGAACCGTGGAAGACATCACATTATTGAGGAACACATACAACTACATGAAGCAGCAAAACATGGCGACTGGGCATGGGCTGAAAATTTTTTCAACGATCATCCTGAGATGATGACAGTAGAGATCACAAACGAAAAAGAAACAGCACTTCATATAGCTGCAGATCATACAAAGTGGGCGTTTGTGGAAAACCTTGTACAACTCATGCCATCAGAAAAACTTGAACTACAGGATAGTAAACATGGATTCACAGCACTTCACACTGCTGCCATGGAAGGAAACACCAGAGTTGCTAAATTGATGGTGACAAGAAATGGCGCTTTGACACAGATACGTGATAACTATGGAAGAGTGCCACTCCACACAGCTGCGAAGTATGTTTCGGATGGACAAACTGAggctttgaaatatctttattTTGCCACTAACAAAGAAGTCTTCGCTGGTCCTCATGGTGCTTCCCTCCTGTGTGATTTAATTGATTCTAATTTTTACG AGATCGAATTGTCTCTTCTGCAACGGTTCCCAAAGTTAGTCATCGAGAAGACGGACTCTGGTGTGTGTGCATTAGAAGTGCTTGTTCGGAGACCATTTTCCTTTCGAAGTGGAAATAAGACAACATGGTGGCAGAACCTTATCTACCCTT TTCTTCAAATCGACACAACCACCCGTAATGAACATGGCAGAAGTACAAATTGTGAAACGGACACGACGATTCCTACAGAAGTTCATAGTAGTACAGTTTGTCAACCCGACACAGCGGCTCCCAGTCACCTTGGCAATAGTACAGTTCAACTGGATGAAATGGCCTCAAATGACATTAGTTTGGCATCTCCCTATGAACTTGGCAGTAATACAGATCTTCAAGTGTGCAGAATGGCATCAAATGGTGTTAGAAGCAGTACAGTTTTACAAGTGGATACAACAACCCCAACTGACCTCGATACTATTCTTGAAATGGATACAGGGGCACCTACCGACCTTGACAACAGTATAATTCCTCAAGCGGGTTCAATGGTTGGTAATAATGACTTTAGCAATAGACTTCTCCAACTGGGTGAAACATTTCCAAATGACCTTGATAGAAGTACTAGAGTTCTTCAAGTGCGCACAATCAATTCTAATAACCTTGACAGCAGTACAGTTGCTCAAGTTGACAGAACAGCTCCAAGTGACCTTGATCGAGCAGGCACAGAGAACCACCTTCCGGAAAGCTCGAGAAAGTTCTCGACAATGTGTCGAGGAAATATAATGATTCTCTTCCTGGTCTACCTCATCACCTACTTAACTCGAG TTCCTTTTATTAGAAATCTCTGCGAGCAGAAGTATATCAATGAACAAGCCTATAGATTGGTGTCTATTATGTTAGAACAACTAGATTTGACGATGAACAAGTCAgatattttagatttttttaagaCATCTAGCCTCATGAAGAGAGCTATAACATACGGAACAACTGAAGTTGTAGAACTGAGCCTCCAGAAGTTCCCTTACCTAATTTGGTCTAAAATGGAGCGGCAAACAGTGGTGCAAACTGCTATTGGAGAAAGAAACGAAAAAGTATTTAATTTCATATGCAAAAAGATGGAGGAAGACATGGATGAACTGAATCACAGAATTGATGAAAGAGGTGACTCTATCTTACACTATGCTGCTAATATAGCACCCTCTACCCAATTAAACTTGGTCTCTGGGGCTGCTCTTCAGATGCAACGAGAAGTGCAGTGGTTCAAG GCGGTGGAATTTATTTTGCTTGAGAGATACAGGCGAGTGAGAAACAAAGATGGATATACTGCTCAGCAGATATTTATAGACAAACACAAAGGCTTAGTGAAAGAAGGAGAAAAGTGGATGAGAGATACGGCACAATCATGTATGTTAGTAGCAACACTAATCTCCACGGTAGTGTTCGCTGCCGTTTTTACTGTACCTGGCGGTAATTACAATAATGCTAATGGAAACATCAACGGCCTCCCAATCCTTTTGAACAAGAATTCTTTTATTGTCTTTGCAGTAGCAGATGCCTTAGCTCTATTCTCTTCCGTTACATCTATTCTTATGTTCTTGGCCATTCTAACATCACGATAttcagaagaagattttcttaaagCACTACCACAAAAGTTTATACTAGGTCTCGGGACTCTCTTCTTTTCAATAGCCACCATGATGATATCCTTTGGTTCAGCGGTGGATATTATGCTTTCCCAGAGATTGGCGTGGATTATAGTTCCTATAATATTGCTTGGTTGCATGCCAGTGAAATTGTTTCTGTGGATGTTATTTCCGCTGTTTGTTGAAATGATTCATTGCACATATTGTCCTACCAAATTTCATCAAAGAACTACCAAACGTAAGGCTAAGCGGATTAATTAG
- the LOC113295764 gene encoding uncharacterized protein LOC113295764 isoform X3, whose amino-acid sequence MESQVNHQQQVLRILTSMNNELAALNRHVAGNDGAVGRNSSVNISNNQIRTFNFNSSGHEIEGPADEVGNNPASNSEQPGEGNRGRHHIIEEHIQLHEAAKHGDWAWAENFFNDHPEMMTVEITNEKETALHIAADHTKWAFVENLVQLMPSEKLELQDSKHGFTALHTAAMEGNTRVAKLMVTRNGALTQIRDNYGRVPLHTAAKYVSDGQTEALKYLYFATNKEVFAGPHGASLLCDLIDSNFYEIELSLLQRFPKLVIEKTDSGVCALEVLVRRPFSFRSGNKTTWWQNLIYPFLQIDTTTRNEHGRSTNCETDTTIPTEVHSSTVCQPDTAAPSHLGNSTVQLDEMASNDISLASPYELGSNTDLQVCRMASNGVRSSTVLQVDTTTPTDLDTILEMDTGAPTDLDNSIIPQAGSMVGNNDFSNRLLQLGETFPNDLDRSTRVLQVRTINSNNLDSSTVAQVDRTAPSDLDRAGTENHLPESSRKFSTMCRGNIMILFLVYLITYLTRVPFIRNLCEQKYINEQAYRLVSIMLEQLDLTMNKSDILDFFKTSSLMKRAITYGTTEVVELSLQKFPYLIWSKMERQTVVQTAIGERNEKVFNFICKKMEEDMDELNHRIDERGDSILHYAANIAPSTQLNLVSGAALQMQREVQWFKASEKQRWIYCSADIYRQTQRLSERRRKVDERYGTIMYVSSNTNLHGSVRCRFYCTWR is encoded by the exons ATTAGCAGCACTAAATCGTCATGTAGCAGGAAATGATGGTGCTGTAGGACGAAATAGTTCTGTCAACATTAGTAATAACCAGATACGGACATTTAATTTTAACAGCAGTGGTCATGAAATTGAAGGTCCGGCAGATGAAGTTGGAAATAACCCTGCATCAAATTCCGAACAGCCAG GCGAAGGGAACCGTGGAAGACATCACATTATTGAGGAACACATACAACTACATGAAGCAGCAAAACATGGCGACTGGGCATGGGCTGAAAATTTTTTCAACGATCATCCTGAGATGATGACAGTAGAGATCACAAACGAAAAAGAAACAGCACTTCATATAGCTGCAGATCATACAAAGTGGGCGTTTGTGGAAAACCTTGTACAACTCATGCCATCAGAAAAACTTGAACTACAGGATAGTAAACATGGATTCACAGCACTTCACACTGCTGCCATGGAAGGAAACACCAGAGTTGCTAAATTGATGGTGACAAGAAATGGCGCTTTGACACAGATACGTGATAACTATGGAAGAGTGCCACTCCACACAGCTGCGAAGTATGTTTCGGATGGACAAACTGAggctttgaaatatctttattTTGCCACTAACAAAGAAGTCTTCGCTGGTCCTCATGGTGCTTCCCTCCTGTGTGATTTAATTGATTCTAATTTTTACG AGATCGAATTGTCTCTTCTGCAACGGTTCCCAAAGTTAGTCATCGAGAAGACGGACTCTGGTGTGTGTGCATTAGAAGTGCTTGTTCGGAGACCATTTTCCTTTCGAAGTGGAAATAAGACAACATGGTGGCAGAACCTTATCTACCCTT TTCTTCAAATCGACACAACCACCCGTAATGAACATGGCAGAAGTACAAATTGTGAAACGGACACGACGATTCCTACAGAAGTTCATAGTAGTACAGTTTGTCAACCCGACACAGCGGCTCCCAGTCACCTTGGCAATAGTACAGTTCAACTGGATGAAATGGCCTCAAATGACATTAGTTTGGCATCTCCCTATGAACTTGGCAGTAATACAGATCTTCAAGTGTGCAGAATGGCATCAAATGGTGTTAGAAGCAGTACAGTTTTACAAGTGGATACAACAACCCCAACTGACCTCGATACTATTCTTGAAATGGATACAGGGGCACCTACCGACCTTGACAACAGTATAATTCCTCAAGCGGGTTCAATGGTTGGTAATAATGACTTTAGCAATAGACTTCTCCAACTGGGTGAAACATTTCCAAATGACCTTGATAGAAGTACTAGAGTTCTTCAAGTGCGCACAATCAATTCTAATAACCTTGACAGCAGTACAGTTGCTCAAGTTGACAGAACAGCTCCAAGTGACCTTGATCGAGCAGGCACAGAGAACCACCTTCCGGAAAGCTCGAGAAAGTTCTCGACAATGTGTCGAGGAAATATAATGATTCTCTTCCTGGTCTACCTCATCACCTACTTAACTCGAG TTCCTTTTATTAGAAATCTCTGCGAGCAGAAGTATATCAATGAACAAGCCTATAGATTGGTGTCTATTATGTTAGAACAACTAGATTTGACGATGAACAAGTCAgatattttagatttttttaagaCATCTAGCCTCATGAAGAGAGCTATAACATACGGAACAACTGAAGTTGTAGAACTGAGCCTCCAGAAGTTCCCTTACCTAATTTGGTCTAAAATGGAGCGGCAAACAGTGGTGCAAACTGCTATTGGAGAAAGAAACGAAAAAGTATTTAATTTCATATGCAAAAAGATGGAGGAAGACATGGATGAACTGAATCACAGAATTGATGAAAGAGGTGACTCTATCTTACACTATGCTGCTAATATAGCACCCTCTACCCAATTAAACTTGGTCTCTGGGGCTGCTCTTCAGATGCAACGAGAAGTGCAGTGGTTCAAG GCGAGTGAGAAACAAAGATGGATATACTGCTCAGCAGATATTTATAGACAAACACAAAGGCTTAGTGAAAGAAGGAGAAAAGTGGATGAGAGATACGGCACAATCATGTATGTTAGTAGCAACACTAATCTCCACGGTAGTGTTCGCTGCCGTTTTTACTGTACCTGGCGGTAA
- the LOC113295764 gene encoding uncharacterized protein LOC113295764 isoform X2, with protein MESQVNHQQQVLRILTSMNNELAALNRHVAGNDGAVGRNSSVNISNNQIRTFNFNSSGHEIEGPADEVGNNPASNSEQPGEGNRGRHHIIEEHIQLHEAAKHGDWAWAENFFNDHPEMMTVEITNEKETALHIAADHTKWAFVENLVQLMPSEKLELQDSKHGFTALHTAAMEGNTRVAKLMVTRNGALTQIRDNYGRVPLHTAAKYVSDGQTEALKYLYFATNKEVFAGPHGASLLCDLIDSNFYEIELSLLQRFPKLVIEKTDSGVCALEVLVRRPFSFRSGNKTTWWQNLIYPFLQIDTTTRNEHGRSTNCETDTTIPTEVHSSTVCQPDTAAPSHLGNSTVQLDEMASNDISLASPYELGSNTDLQVCRMASNGVRSSTVLQVDTTTPTDLDTILEMDTGAPTDLDNSIIPQAGSMVGNNDFSNRLLQLGETFPNDLDRSTRVLQVRTINSNNLDSSTVAQVDRTAPSDLDRAGTENHLPESSRKFSTMCRGNIMILFLVYLITYLTRVPFIRNLCEQKYINEQAYRLVSIMLEQLDLTMNKSDILDFFKTSSLMKRAITYGTTEVVELSLQKFPYLIWSKMERQTVVQTAIGERNEKVFNFICKKMEEDMDELNHRIDERGDSILHYAANIAPSTQLNLVSGAALQMQREVQWFKAVEFILLERYRRVRNKDGYTAQQIFIDKHKGLVKEGEKWMRDTAQSCMLVATLISTVVFAAVFTVPGGNYNNANGNINGLPILLNKNSFIVFAVADALALFSSVTSILMFLAILTSRYSEEDFLKALPQKFILGLGTLFFSIATMMISFGSAVDIMLSQRLAWIIVPIILLGCMPVKLFLWMLFPLFVEMIHCTYCPTKFHQRTTKRALCYT; from the exons ATTAGCAGCACTAAATCGTCATGTAGCAGGAAATGATGGTGCTGTAGGACGAAATAGTTCTGTCAACATTAGTAATAACCAGATACGGACATTTAATTTTAACAGCAGTGGTCATGAAATTGAAGGTCCGGCAGATGAAGTTGGAAATAACCCTGCATCAAATTCCGAACAGCCAG GCGAAGGGAACCGTGGAAGACATCACATTATTGAGGAACACATACAACTACATGAAGCAGCAAAACATGGCGACTGGGCATGGGCTGAAAATTTTTTCAACGATCATCCTGAGATGATGACAGTAGAGATCACAAACGAAAAAGAAACAGCACTTCATATAGCTGCAGATCATACAAAGTGGGCGTTTGTGGAAAACCTTGTACAACTCATGCCATCAGAAAAACTTGAACTACAGGATAGTAAACATGGATTCACAGCACTTCACACTGCTGCCATGGAAGGAAACACCAGAGTTGCTAAATTGATGGTGACAAGAAATGGCGCTTTGACACAGATACGTGATAACTATGGAAGAGTGCCACTCCACACAGCTGCGAAGTATGTTTCGGATGGACAAACTGAggctttgaaatatctttattTTGCCACTAACAAAGAAGTCTTCGCTGGTCCTCATGGTGCTTCCCTCCTGTGTGATTTAATTGATTCTAATTTTTACG AGATCGAATTGTCTCTTCTGCAACGGTTCCCAAAGTTAGTCATCGAGAAGACGGACTCTGGTGTGTGTGCATTAGAAGTGCTTGTTCGGAGACCATTTTCCTTTCGAAGTGGAAATAAGACAACATGGTGGCAGAACCTTATCTACCCTT TTCTTCAAATCGACACAACCACCCGTAATGAACATGGCAGAAGTACAAATTGTGAAACGGACACGACGATTCCTACAGAAGTTCATAGTAGTACAGTTTGTCAACCCGACACAGCGGCTCCCAGTCACCTTGGCAATAGTACAGTTCAACTGGATGAAATGGCCTCAAATGACATTAGTTTGGCATCTCCCTATGAACTTGGCAGTAATACAGATCTTCAAGTGTGCAGAATGGCATCAAATGGTGTTAGAAGCAGTACAGTTTTACAAGTGGATACAACAACCCCAACTGACCTCGATACTATTCTTGAAATGGATACAGGGGCACCTACCGACCTTGACAACAGTATAATTCCTCAAGCGGGTTCAATGGTTGGTAATAATGACTTTAGCAATAGACTTCTCCAACTGGGTGAAACATTTCCAAATGACCTTGATAGAAGTACTAGAGTTCTTCAAGTGCGCACAATCAATTCTAATAACCTTGACAGCAGTACAGTTGCTCAAGTTGACAGAACAGCTCCAAGTGACCTTGATCGAGCAGGCACAGAGAACCACCTTCCGGAAAGCTCGAGAAAGTTCTCGACAATGTGTCGAGGAAATATAATGATTCTCTTCCTGGTCTACCTCATCACCTACTTAACTCGAG TTCCTTTTATTAGAAATCTCTGCGAGCAGAAGTATATCAATGAACAAGCCTATAGATTGGTGTCTATTATGTTAGAACAACTAGATTTGACGATGAACAAGTCAgatattttagatttttttaagaCATCTAGCCTCATGAAGAGAGCTATAACATACGGAACAACTGAAGTTGTAGAACTGAGCCTCCAGAAGTTCCCTTACCTAATTTGGTCTAAAATGGAGCGGCAAACAGTGGTGCAAACTGCTATTGGAGAAAGAAACGAAAAAGTATTTAATTTCATATGCAAAAAGATGGAGGAAGACATGGATGAACTGAATCACAGAATTGATGAAAGAGGTGACTCTATCTTACACTATGCTGCTAATATAGCACCCTCTACCCAATTAAACTTGGTCTCTGGGGCTGCTCTTCAGATGCAACGAGAAGTGCAGTGGTTCAAG GCGGTGGAATTTATTTTGCTTGAGAGATACAGGCGAGTGAGAAACAAAGATGGATATACTGCTCAGCAGATATTTATAGACAAACACAAAGGCTTAGTGAAAGAAGGAGAAAAGTGGATGAGAGATACGGCACAATCATGTATGTTAGTAGCAACACTAATCTCCACGGTAGTGTTCGCTGCCGTTTTTACTGTACCTGGCGGTAATTACAATAATGCTAATGGAAACATCAACGGCCTCCCAATCCTTTTGAACAAGAATTCTTTTATTGTCTTTGCAGTAGCAGATGCCTTAGCTCTATTCTCTTCCGTTACATCTATTCTTATGTTCTTGGCCATTCTAACATCACGATAttcagaagaagattttcttaaagCACTACCACAAAAGTTTATACTAGGTCTCGGGACTCTCTTCTTTTCAATAGCCACCATGATGATATCCTTTGGTTCAGCGGTGGATATTATGCTTTCCCAGAGATTGGCGTGGATTATAGTTCCTATAATATTGCTTGGTTGCATGCCAGTGAAATTGTTTCTGTGGATGTTATTTCCGCTGTTTGTTGAAATGATTCATTGCACATATTGTCCTACCAAATTTCATCAAAGAACTACCAAAC GTGCACTTTGTTATACTTGA